In Desulfovibrio porci, one genomic interval encodes:
- a CDS encoding type II toxin-antitoxin system RelB/DinJ family antitoxin — MPANDYVRARIDPVIKNEAAAVLAKMGLTVSDLCRMALTRVAHEKRLPFSAEIPNALTRETIEKAERGEEIFHAKDAEDLFRQLGI; from the coding sequence ATGCCTGCCAATGACTATGTTCGTGCCAGAATTGACCCGGTCATCAAGAATGAAGCGGCAGCCGTGCTTGCGAAAATGGGGCTGACGGTATCCGACCTCTGCCGCATGGCACTGACCAGGGTGGCCCATGAAAAGCGCCTGCCTTTCAGTGCTGAAATTCCCAATGCCCTGACCCGTGAAACCATAGAGAAGGCGGAACGGGGAGAGGAAATATTTCACGCCAAGGATGCGGAAGACCTTTTCAGACAGTTGGGGATATAA
- a CDS encoding type II toxin-antitoxin system YafQ family toxin — protein sequence MRNSTFTAQFRRDLRKVEHRGYDMQKLKTIIMLLLNEEQLPKHCRDHALKGEWKPYRELHIEPDWLLVYKVSGNECVFYRTGTHADLFSL from the coding sequence GTGCGTAATTCCACTTTTACCGCTCAATTTCGCCGTGATTTGAGAAAGGTGGAACATCGCGGCTACGATATGCAAAAGCTGAAAACAATAATCATGCTTTTGCTTAACGAGGAACAACTGCCCAAGCATTGTCGTGACCATGCCCTCAAAGGAGAGTGGAAACCTTACCGGGAGTTGCATATAGAACCGGATTGGCTTCTTGTGTATAAAGTAAGCGGGAACGAGTGCGTTTTTTATCGTACCGGCACCCACGCCGACCTTTTTTCGTTGTAG